One Desulfobulbus oligotrophicus DNA segment encodes these proteins:
- the fmt gene encoding methionyl-tRNA formyltransferase produces the protein MSPPLRIVFMGTPDFAVPSLQTLLDGTDQVVAVVCQPDKRQGRGKISSAPPIKALATQHGLPVLQPASIRTEHFFEQLRELAPDLLVVVAYGKILPAPVLNLPPLGAINVHGSLLPSYRGAAPIQWAVINGETETGITIIQMDEGMDTGDILLTAPVSIGPQETAGELFHRLSRLGGETLENALAQLKKGRLVRTPQDHSKASNAPMLSKEMGHIDWTLSARQLHCLIRGMDPWPSAYGYIQGKRCRFFTPERVLVRATELPGTICRADNQGLLIATGEDCLRIHDIQPEGKKRMPVKTWLHGSPIKPQTRIT, from the coding sequence ATGAGCCCTCCCTTACGTATCGTCTTCATGGGCACGCCTGATTTTGCGGTGCCCTCACTGCAGACCCTCCTGGACGGGACAGACCAGGTTGTGGCCGTGGTCTGTCAACCGGACAAGAGGCAGGGTCGCGGCAAAATCAGCAGTGCCCCGCCGATAAAGGCCCTGGCAACACAGCATGGCCTGCCGGTCCTTCAGCCTGCCTCCATACGCACAGAGCATTTCTTTGAGCAACTCCGGGAGCTGGCACCTGATCTCCTTGTTGTGGTTGCCTATGGCAAAATTCTGCCCGCTCCGGTGCTGAACCTGCCACCCTTGGGCGCGATCAATGTCCATGGTTCGCTCCTACCAAGCTACCGGGGCGCAGCTCCCATCCAGTGGGCCGTCATCAATGGAGAAACCGAGACCGGTATCACCATCATCCAGATGGATGAAGGTATGGATACCGGTGATATCCTGTTGACCGCACCGGTGTCTATCGGGCCACAGGAGACCGCTGGTGAGCTGTTCCACCGGTTGTCCCGGTTAGGCGGGGAAACTCTGGAAAACGCTCTTGCCCAACTCAAAAAGGGACGTCTTGTCCGTACTCCCCAGGATCACAGCAAGGCCAGCAACGCCCCCATGCTCTCTAAAGAGATGGGACATATCGACTGGACACTGTCTGCCCGGCAACTGCACTGTCTGATCCGCGGCATGGACCCCTGGCCGTCTGCTTATGGTTATATACAGGGAAAACGCTGCCGTTTTTTTACCCCGGAAAGAGTGCTGGTTCGTGCCACAGAGTTACCCGGCACCATCTGTCGCGCCGATAATCAGGGACTGCTGATAGCTACTGGTGAAGACTGTCTGCGCATTCATGACATTCAACCGGAAGGCAAGAAACGAATGCCCGTTAAAACCTGGCTGCATGGATCCCCCATCAAACCACAGACCAGGATCACCTGA
- the def gene encoding peptide deformylase: MAIRTIITHPHPILREKAKEITAFDHELQTLVADMAETMYAAPGVGLAANQIGVPLQVVVVDRSTVEDPRAYITLVNPVITNGEGSVIDDEGCLSVIECYARVKRFQKILVTARDIQGNPLEFTAEDRYARIIQHEVDHLLGTLFIDRLSPLKRALYKKKLKKILQEQA, encoded by the coding sequence ATGGCCATTCGCACGATTATTACCCATCCGCATCCGATTCTTCGGGAAAAGGCAAAAGAAATAACTGCATTTGATCACGAACTGCAGACTCTGGTTGCAGACATGGCGGAAACCATGTATGCCGCTCCCGGCGTGGGCCTGGCTGCCAACCAGATAGGCGTGCCGCTTCAGGTCGTTGTCGTGGATCGTTCAACAGTGGAAGATCCGCGCGCCTACATTACCTTGGTCAACCCTGTGATCACAAACGGCGAGGGCAGTGTCATTGATGATGAGGGCTGCCTGAGTGTGATCGAATGCTATGCCAGGGTCAAACGCTTTCAAAAAATTCTCGTCACGGCCCGGGACATCCAGGGAAACCCTCTGGAGTTCACGGCTGAAGACCGTTATGCCCGCATCATTCAGCATGAGGTCGACCACCTGCTCGGCACCCTGTTCATAGATCGGCTCAGCCCGCTTAAACGCGCCCTCTACAAGAAAAAGTTGAAAAAGATCCTTCAGGAACAGGCATGA
- a CDS encoding YkgJ family cysteine cluster protein: MIEKVDLNDGLALLRQPVLPLVSIAQFIYLTGDFASVEEVIAEFPGDLETGYTCYPEPAQVLAPYADLLEEFSALKTGAAPGTPVIGVDNQPVDAMTATTALVAQRILTRELEQINSLLCAPCGCTLCCVGPTPDMVQRYFEIPLGAEETAFFPINRIDSADSRARKIDHEPPLQVEGRDFFMRPDPVLVHWQPGWSLVLPTGSRCPNLEDEGRCRIYIDRPQVCRRPQIFPYIIEPVEEGVQPPAFRLRQSLLAVVDCPYVQLLRDEIAAYAAACELEMLFRQNKA, translated from the coding sequence ATGATAGAAAAAGTTGACCTGAACGATGGACTGGCCCTGCTGCGCCAACCGGTTTTGCCCCTGGTGAGCATTGCTCAGTTTATATATCTGACCGGTGATTTCGCCTCGGTGGAGGAGGTGATCGCCGAATTCCCCGGAGATCTTGAGACCGGTTATACCTGCTACCCTGAGCCTGCTCAAGTGTTGGCACCCTATGCTGACCTGCTGGAGGAGTTCAGTGCCCTTAAAACCGGAGCAGCGCCGGGCACGCCGGTGATCGGTGTCGATAATCAACCCGTTGACGCCATGACCGCCACCACTGCCCTGGTGGCGCAGCGCATTCTCACCCGTGAACTGGAACAGATCAACAGCCTGCTGTGTGCACCCTGTGGATGTACCCTGTGCTGTGTCGGCCCGACGCCTGACATGGTGCAACGTTATTTTGAGATCCCACTGGGGGCGGAGGAAACAGCATTTTTCCCGATAAACAGGATCGATTCGGCCGACTCCAGAGCTCGAAAGATTGATCATGAGCCGCCGTTGCAGGTGGAGGGCAGAGATTTTTTTATGAGACCGGACCCGGTGCTGGTTCATTGGCAACCGGGTTGGAGTCTGGTGTTACCCACCGGAAGCCGATGCCCTAACCTGGAGGATGAAGGGCGATGCCGGATCTACATCGACAGGCCGCAGGTCTGCCGCCGGCCGCAGATTTTCCCGTATATTATCGAACCGGTCGAGGAGGGCGTGCAGCCGCCTGCTTTTCGTCTTCGTCAGAGTTTGCTGGCGGTTGTTGATTGTCCGTATGTACAGCTGCTCCGGGATGAGATAGCTGCCTATGCAGCGGCCTGTGAACTGGAGATGCTGTTTCGTCAGAACAAGGCATGA
- the plsY gene encoding glycerol-3-phosphate 1-O-acyltransferase PlsY, translating to MNTSALLYIVGSYLIGAIPFGLLLSRGSGIDIRSAGSKNIGATNVARLLGKKTGALTLGCDILKGFLPMWIITLLVQGQSGYEVILGSCGAALVSGHMFSVYLRFKGGKGVATALGIFLYLAPVAVLGCITVFACCVALSGFVSLGSLLGSLSMLLWLALLKAPGWKLWLAAFIVLMIWLKHWQNIGRLFSGTEKSWRKRDEP from the coding sequence ATGAATACTTCCGCACTTCTGTACATTGTCGGCTCGTATCTGATCGGAGCCATTCCTTTTGGGCTGCTTCTTTCCAGAGGAAGCGGTATTGATATCCGTTCTGCAGGCAGTAAAAATATCGGTGCAACAAACGTTGCCCGCCTGCTGGGTAAAAAAACAGGGGCATTGACCCTGGGATGCGATATATTAAAGGGCTTCCTGCCCATGTGGATCATCACCCTGCTGGTACAGGGCCAGTCCGGATATGAGGTGATTTTAGGGAGTTGCGGGGCGGCTCTGGTCTCTGGACATATGTTTTCGGTCTATCTGCGTTTTAAAGGCGGCAAGGGGGTTGCCACTGCTCTGGGTATCTTCTTGTATCTGGCGCCGGTCGCAGTTTTAGGCTGTATCACGGTGTTTGCCTGCTGTGTCGCCCTGTCCGGGTTTGTCTCTCTGGGATCACTGCTGGGCTCACTGTCCATGCTGCTGTGGCTGGCGCTACTCAAAGCGCCGGGCTGGAAGCTGTGGCTGGCTGCATTTATCGTGCTGATGATCTGGCTGAAGCATTGGCAGAATATCGGCAGGTTGTTCAGCGGTACTGAGAAGAGCTGGCGAAAAAGGGACGAGCCATGA
- a CDS encoding J domain-containing protein, with the protein MNAKQWQAIERARKVLGLGESATLAEIKRNYRRLSKLHHPDTAEIETARDSDTMYRITAAYELLLQYCSEYRFPLHREEEEQDALDMYDPEDWWRARFGRDPVWNGKKKRNR; encoded by the coding sequence ATGAATGCCAAACAGTGGCAGGCTATTGAAAGGGCGAGAAAAGTGCTTGGGCTCGGTGAAAGTGCAACCCTGGCCGAGATTAAGCGCAACTACCGGCGGCTCAGTAAACTCCACCACCCGGATACCGCAGAAATCGAGACAGCCAGAGACAGCGACACGATGTACCGGATCACTGCTGCCTATGAGCTGCTGCTGCAGTATTGCAGTGAGTACCGATTTCCCCTGCATCGCGAAGAGGAAGAACAGGATGCCTTGGATATGTACGACCCCGAGGACTGGTGGCGGGCCCGTTTCGGCCGGGATCCGGTGTGGAACGGGAAAAAGAAACGCAATCGCTGA
- a CDS encoding methylenetetrahydrofolate reductase, whose protein sequence is MQIPQLIHNRSPFVSLEFFPPKKQEQWPAFLEAAGELGRLQPLFVSVTYGAGGSTQSNTLEICEQLIRTCGFEVMPHLTGVTADTGKIDGFLTAVKALGIDNVLALRGDRPTGYSGTDAELFAAFPHAADLVAYIRRHHPELAIGVAGFPEAHAEARSIAEDLTVMCQKVECGADFVITQLYFDNRVYFDYVERLRALGITVPVIPGILPVRNLTSLRFVLEMCNARIPGRLINALTSAHEEGGADAVYEIGVAYAREQIKGLLDGGAPGVHLYTLNQADMCLAVMDGLL, encoded by the coding sequence ATGCAGATTCCTCAACTGATACACAATCGGAGTCCGTTCGTTTCCTTAGAATTCTTTCCGCCCAAAAAGCAGGAACAGTGGCCGGCCTTTTTAGAGGCCGCCGGGGAACTGGGCCGGCTGCAGCCCCTGTTTGTTTCCGTGACATACGGAGCCGGTGGCTCTACCCAGTCGAATACCCTGGAGATCTGCGAGCAGTTAATCCGTACCTGCGGGTTTGAGGTCATGCCTCACCTCACCGGTGTGACGGCTGATACCGGCAAGATCGACGGTTTCCTGACCGCTGTCAAGGCCCTGGGCATTGACAATGTCTTGGCCCTGCGCGGTGATCGGCCCACCGGGTACAGCGGAACAGATGCCGAACTGTTCGCCGCCTTTCCGCATGCTGCAGACCTGGTGGCCTATATTCGGCGGCATCATCCGGAGTTGGCTATTGGGGTGGCCGGGTTTCCCGAGGCTCATGCGGAGGCTCGTTCCATTGCCGAAGATCTGACGGTCATGTGCCAAAAGGTGGAGTGCGGCGCTGATTTTGTCATCACCCAGCTGTACTTTGATAACCGGGTCTACTTTGACTACGTGGAACGTCTGCGGGCCCTTGGTATTACCGTCCCGGTGATACCCGGGATCCTGCCTGTCCGAAACCTGACATCACTGCGCTTTGTCCTTGAGATGTGCAATGCCCGCATACCCGGCCGTCTGATTAATGCCCTGACCAGCGCACATGAAGAGGGAGGTGCTGATGCTGTGTATGAAATCGGGGTGGCCTATGCCCGTGAACAGATCAAAGGTCTTCTTGATGGCGGTGCGCCGGGAGTCCATCTGTACACCTTGAACCAGGCTGACATGTGTCTGGCGGTTATGGACGGACTGCTGTAG